A section of the Dermacoccus nishinomiyaensis genome encodes:
- a CDS encoding ROK family glucokinase, producing MTLSIGIDIGGTKIAGGLVDSGGTIVRRARRDTPAQEPDAIVAATVELIDELGAVARAEGVEAPKVGVACAGYIDKQGANVLFAPNIAWRHEPLRARLEEATGHAVVIENDANAAAYGEFLHGGGADVDDMVMVTLGTGVGGGIVLDGELMRGSHGIAAEIGHMRVVPGGHLCGCGNRGCFEVYASGSALVREARDLVASGATEAARLREACAGDPEALRGAHVTAAAQEGDAAALALLSKIGRWVGEGCASLAAVLDPAVFVIGGGLAEAGDLVLESARIHFADELTGGGHRPSPRFVVAQLGNDAGVIGAAALAERGRA from the coding sequence GTGACACTCAGCATCGGCATCGACATCGGTGGAACGAAGATCGCCGGGGGCCTCGTCGACTCCGGCGGCACCATCGTGCGCCGCGCGCGCCGCGACACGCCCGCGCAGGAGCCCGACGCCATCGTGGCCGCCACCGTCGAACTCATCGACGAGCTGGGCGCCGTGGCGCGTGCCGAGGGCGTCGAGGCGCCCAAGGTGGGGGTCGCGTGCGCCGGATACATCGACAAGCAGGGCGCGAACGTCCTGTTCGCCCCCAACATCGCCTGGCGGCACGAGCCGCTGCGCGCACGCCTCGAAGAAGCGACGGGGCACGCCGTCGTCATCGAGAACGACGCGAACGCGGCCGCCTACGGCGAGTTCCTCCACGGTGGCGGCGCGGACGTCGACGACATGGTCATGGTGACGCTGGGCACCGGTGTCGGCGGCGGCATCGTCCTCGACGGCGAACTCATGCGCGGCAGCCACGGCATCGCCGCCGAGATCGGGCACATGCGTGTCGTGCCGGGCGGTCACCTGTGCGGTTGCGGCAATCGCGGTTGTTTCGAGGTGTACGCCTCCGGGTCCGCGCTCGTGCGTGAGGCGCGCGATCTCGTTGCTTCGGGCGCGACCGAGGCCGCGCGGCTTCGCGAAGCCTGCGCGGGCGATCCGGAGGCGTTGCGCGGCGCGCACGTCACGGCAGCGGCACAAGAGGGCGACGCGGCAGCCCTGGCGCTGCTGAGCAAGATCGGCCGTTGGGTCGGCGAGGGCTGCGCGTCACTCGCGGCCGTGCTCGACCCGGCCGTTTTCGTCATCGGCGGGGGGCTCGCGGAGGCGGGCGACCTCGTCCTGGAATCGGCTCGCATCCACTTCGCCGACGAGCTGACGGGCGGCGGGCACCGTCCGTCGCCGCGTTTCGTCGTCGCACAACTGGGCAACGACGCCGGCGTCATCGGCGCCGCAGCGCTCGCAGAGAGGGGGCGTGCATGA
- a CDS encoding SRPBCC family protein, with protein MTTNSDALSEGRIRIEASCARVLDVVLDLPAYPQWSKDVARAVVLSRTPSGDVDQAQLTFASGPFKDVVTLAYTVARRADRARVAWQLVEAQHIEAMQGHYDLRADGDATDVAYALHARPGFPLHTALRRKVETQIITAALDALKAHAEAPDLDHGGANATA; from the coding sequence ATGACGACGAACAGCGACGCCCTCAGCGAGGGCCGCATCCGGATCGAGGCGAGCTGCGCTCGGGTGCTCGACGTGGTGCTCGACCTGCCGGCCTACCCGCAGTGGTCGAAGGACGTCGCGCGAGCCGTCGTGCTGAGTCGAACGCCCTCCGGCGACGTCGACCAGGCACAGCTGACGTTCGCCTCCGGCCCGTTCAAGGACGTCGTGACGCTCGCGTACACGGTGGCTCGTCGCGCCGACCGCGCACGGGTGGCGTGGCAACTCGTCGAGGCGCAGCACATCGAGGCGATGCAAGGCCACTACGACCTGCGTGCTGACGGCGACGCCACCGACGTCGCGTATGCCCTGCACGCACGGCCCGGCTTTCCGCTGCACACGGCGTTGCGCCGGAAGGTCGAGACGCAGATCATCACCGCGGCCCTCGATGCGTTGAAGGCGCACGCCGAGGCGCCGGATCTCGATCACGGTGGGGCGAACGCCACCGCCTGA
- a CDS encoding AMP-dependent synthetase/ligase, protein MREVSTKLLVPFDEELALPHIVVRNASEDPRGIGYARREGATWAGVTHEEFLAQVETLAKGFMAAGVEAGDRVALMSTTRYEWTLTDLALLTCGAVVVPIYETSSSDQVAWILADSEAVAVVVENQEMALTVSQVRERCPHLRDVWQIDAGHLDELLEGAPEVSDAQMRARRDAVDADHVATIIYTSGTTGLPKGCVLTHGNFVSLSQNCLALMDDLVNGGEENNGTLLFLPLAHVFARLIQFVAIASRTRLAHTTIGTLVDDLGTYAPSYLLGVPRVFEKVYNSAEQRAQGDGRGKIFAAAADTAIAYSEATNAGRRAPLTLRVKHTVFDRLVYAKLRSAFGGHLRYSISGGAPLSARLAHFYNGIGLPVLEGYGLTETTAPACVNPPKALRIGTVGPACPGVGLRIDDDGEILVKGINVFREYLHNPEATDEAKIDGWFRTGDLGELDADGYLTITGRKKDILVTAGGKNVSPAKLEDSLRSHPLIAEAVVVGDAKPFIAALLCLDEEMLPGWASAHGITDLDPADAAQDQRVLDELQKAVDQANTLVSRAESIRAFRVLTTPLTQESGHLTPSLKVKRNVVLDDYADVIDSIYSSPRT, encoded by the coding sequence ATGCGTGAAGTGAGCACGAAGCTGCTCGTGCCGTTCGACGAGGAGCTCGCGCTTCCGCACATCGTGGTGCGCAACGCGTCCGAGGATCCGCGAGGCATCGGTTACGCCCGGCGTGAGGGCGCGACGTGGGCCGGGGTGACACACGAGGAATTCCTCGCGCAGGTCGAGACGCTCGCCAAGGGGTTCATGGCGGCGGGCGTCGAAGCGGGTGACCGCGTCGCGCTCATGAGCACGACCCGCTACGAGTGGACGCTCACCGACCTCGCGCTGCTGACGTGCGGCGCTGTCGTCGTGCCGATCTACGAGACGTCCTCGAGCGACCAGGTCGCCTGGATCCTCGCCGATTCCGAGGCCGTCGCCGTCGTCGTCGAGAACCAGGAGATGGCGCTCACCGTCTCGCAGGTACGCGAGCGCTGCCCCCATCTGCGCGACGTCTGGCAGATCGACGCCGGCCACCTCGACGAACTGCTCGAGGGTGCCCCGGAGGTCAGTGACGCGCAGATGCGTGCGCGCCGCGACGCCGTCGACGCCGACCACGTCGCAACGATCATCTACACCTCGGGCACGACCGGCCTGCCGAAGGGATGCGTGCTGACGCACGGCAACTTCGTGTCGTTGTCGCAGAACTGCCTCGCGCTGATGGACGACCTCGTCAACGGCGGTGAGGAGAACAACGGCACCCTGCTGTTCCTGCCGCTCGCCCACGTCTTCGCCCGCCTCATCCAGTTCGTCGCGATCGCCTCACGCACACGCCTCGCCCACACGACGATCGGGACGCTCGTCGACGACCTCGGCACGTACGCGCCGTCGTACCTGCTCGGCGTGCCGCGCGTGTTCGAGAAGGTCTACAACTCCGCCGAGCAGCGCGCGCAGGGCGACGGCCGCGGCAAGATCTTCGCCGCCGCCGCCGACACCGCGATCGCCTACAGCGAGGCGACGAACGCCGGACGCCGCGCGCCGCTCACCCTGCGCGTCAAGCACACCGTGTTCGATCGACTGGTCTACGCGAAGCTGCGCTCGGCGTTCGGCGGTCATCTGCGCTACTCCATCTCCGGGGGCGCTCCCCTGTCGGCCCGGTTGGCGCACTTCTACAACGGCATCGGCCTGCCCGTTCTCGAGGGATACGGACTCACCGAGACGACGGCTCCCGCCTGCGTCAACCCGCCGAAGGCGCTGCGCATCGGCACCGTCGGCCCCGCCTGCCCCGGCGTCGGCCTGCGGATCGACGACGACGGCGAGATCCTCGTCAAGGGCATCAACGTCTTCCGCGAGTACTTGCACAACCCCGAGGCCACCGACGAGGCGAAGATCGACGGCTGGTTCCGCACCGGCGACCTCGGTGAACTGGACGCCGACGGCTACCTGACGATCACGGGGCGCAAGAAGGACATCCTCGTGACGGCGGGCGGCAAGAACGTCAGCCCCGCCAAGCTGGAGGATTCCCTGCGCTCGCACCCCCTCATCGCAGAAGCCGTCGTCGTGGGCGACGCCAAACCGTTCATCGCGGCGCTGCTGTGCCTCGACGAGGAGATGCTGCCCGGCTGGGCGAGCGCGCACGGCATCACCGACCTGGACCCCGCAGACGCAGCACAGGATCAGCGGGTACTCGACGAACTGCAGAAGGCCGTCGACCAGGCCAACACCCTCGTCTCCCGCGCCGAGTCGATCCGCGCCTTCCGGGTGCTGACCACGCCTCTGACTCAGGAATCCGGGCACCTGACGCCGTCGCTCAAGGTCAAGCGCAACGTCGTGCTCGACGACTACGCCGACGTCATCGACTCGATCTACTCCTCTCCCCGCACCTGA
- a CDS encoding DEDD exonuclease domain-containing protein produces MVTNTQTNPTAVQGCLDDLGTPLHDVTFVIVDLETAGGRPGAQGITEIGAVKVRGGEVLGEFATLVDPGCAIPPQIQRLTGITTAMVHDAPKLASVLPAFFEFLGPDAVLVAHNAPFDVGFLTAAARDLEVPWPAPAVVDTVKLARALVPRDEVRNHRLGTLAAHFGASVNPNHRALADAQATVDVLHALLSRAGSLGVTSREELLSFSAKVPAARRRKATLADGLPAEPGVYVFENEDGKPLYVGTSGNLRTRVRSYFTASEKRREMGLMVDLAARVTPIPCATALEAHVREIRLIAEHRPRFNRRSSRPEKIAWLKITDEKFPRLSVVREQRADEATYLGPFRTMVAARLARDAVHDVRRIRQCTTPIRAKGGTACVLAEMDRCDAPCIGGITQRDYLDLVSRLRQELLNEPGSIVNDVEARLARLAGQERFEEARAGRDALIELLRGLDRHQRRAPIVNNPHLMAARPRRGGGWEFAVIRHGRLAASGASRPGQDPRLTIEALRATAEAAATPPAHRSAALEEETEVLLRWIARAGTRIVETDAPWVSPRDAATRYLDDLDPVVRRAHEAAAVESGVLAHPGQGRATTRQSSSPRSNPASRSRWE; encoded by the coding sequence ATGGTGACGAACACGCAGACGAATCCGACCGCGGTGCAGGGCTGCCTCGACGATCTCGGCACCCCGTTGCACGACGTCACCTTCGTCATCGTCGACCTCGAGACCGCCGGGGGTCGCCCGGGCGCGCAGGGCATCACGGAGATCGGCGCCGTCAAGGTCCGTGGCGGCGAGGTGCTCGGCGAGTTCGCCACCCTCGTCGACCCCGGCTGCGCGATCCCACCGCAGATCCAGCGGCTCACCGGCATCACGACGGCGATGGTGCACGACGCGCCGAAGCTGGCATCGGTGCTGCCCGCATTCTTCGAGTTCCTCGGGCCCGACGCCGTCCTCGTCGCCCACAACGCACCCTTCGACGTCGGCTTCCTCACGGCGGCCGCACGGGATCTCGAGGTCCCGTGGCCCGCTCCTGCGGTCGTCGACACGGTCAAGCTCGCCCGCGCCCTCGTGCCGCGCGACGAGGTCCGCAATCACCGCCTCGGCACGCTCGCGGCCCACTTCGGCGCAAGTGTCAACCCGAATCACCGCGCCCTCGCTGACGCCCAGGCCACCGTCGACGTCCTGCACGCCCTGCTCTCGCGAGCCGGCAGTCTCGGCGTCACCTCGCGTGAGGAACTGCTCTCCTTCAGCGCGAAGGTGCCGGCGGCGCGGCGCCGCAAGGCCACCCTGGCCGACGGCCTGCCCGCCGAGCCCGGCGTCTACGTCTTCGAGAACGAGGACGGAAAGCCGCTGTACGTCGGCACGTCCGGCAACCTCCGCACCCGCGTGCGTTCGTACTTCACCGCGTCGGAGAAGCGTCGCGAGATGGGGCTCATGGTCGATCTCGCCGCCCGCGTGACGCCCATCCCCTGCGCGACGGCGCTCGAGGCACACGTGCGTGAGATCCGGCTCATCGCCGAGCATCGGCCACGGTTCAACCGACGCTCGAGCCGGCCGGAGAAGATCGCATGGCTCAAGATCACCGACGAGAAGTTCCCGCGCCTGTCCGTCGTGCGCGAGCAGCGAGCCGACGAGGCGACGTACCTCGGCCCGTTCCGCACGATGGTCGCCGCGCGGCTCGCCCGCGATGCGGTGCACGACGTCCGCCGCATTCGCCAGTGCACCACGCCCATCCGCGCCAAGGGCGGCACGGCGTGCGTCCTGGCGGAGATGGATCGGTGCGATGCGCCCTGTATCGGAGGCATCACCCAGCGCGATTACCTCGACCTCGTGTCGAGGTTGAGGCAGGAACTGCTCAACGAGCCCGGGTCCATCGTCAATGACGTCGAGGCGCGCCTGGCCCGCCTCGCGGGGCAGGAACGCTTCGAGGAGGCCCGCGCTGGGCGCGACGCCCTCATCGAGCTCCTGCGTGGGCTCGACCGTCACCAGCGCCGGGCACCCATCGTCAACAATCCGCATCTCATGGCGGCACGGCCACGTCGGGGCGGCGGCTGGGAGTTCGCCGTCATCCGACACGGTCGGCTCGCGGCGAGCGGTGCCTCACGACCCGGTCAGGATCCACGGCTGACGATCGAGGCCTTGCGGGCGACGGCCGAGGCCGCCGCGACCCCGCCTGCACACCGTTCCGCAGCGCTTGAGGAGGAGACGGAGGTGCTCCTGCGCTGGATCGCGCGCGCAGGCACCCGCATCGTCGAGACGGACGCGCCGTGGGTCAGCCCGCGGGATGCCGCGACACGCTACCTCGACGATCTCGATCCCGTCGTCCGCCGCGCGCACGAAGCGGCAGCCGTCGAATCCGGCGTGCTCGCGCATCCCGGACAGGGGCGGGCGACGACCCGTCAGTCGTCGAGCCCCAGATCGAACCCCGCGTCGAGATCGCGTTGGGAGTAG
- a CDS encoding Lrp/AsnC family transcriptional regulator: MITAIVLIKADVARIPEVAQHVADVPGVTEVYSVTGGVDLIAMVRVTAYEQLAEVISGSINKVDGVLETDTHLAFRTYSQRDLDAGFDLGLDD; this comes from the coding sequence ATGATCACCGCCATCGTCCTCATCAAGGCGGACGTCGCACGCATCCCCGAGGTGGCCCAGCACGTCGCCGACGTGCCCGGGGTGACGGAGGTCTACTCGGTGACCGGAGGCGTCGACCTCATCGCGATGGTGCGCGTCACGGCGTACGAGCAACTCGCCGAGGTGATCTCCGGAAGCATCAACAAGGTCGACGGCGTGCTCGAGACCGACACGCACCTGGCCTTTCGCACCTACTCCCAACGCGATCTCGACGCGGGGTTCGATCTGGGGCTCGACGACTGA